A genomic segment from Brevundimonas mediterranea encodes:
- the aroQ gene encoding type II 3-dehydroquinate dehydratase, whose amino-acid sequence MSDTSVIYVLNGPNLNLLGVREPEIYGRDTLADIEQRCMKAAGDARIVFRQTNHEGVLVDWIQEARESAQALIINPAAYGHTSVALHDALKTLSIPVIELHLSNPAAREAFRHHSYVSSAATGVIAGFGAVGYELAVQAALTKVRERA is encoded by the coding sequence ATGTCCGACACGTCCGTCATCTATGTGCTGAACGGCCCCAATCTCAACCTTCTCGGGGTGAGGGAGCCGGAAATCTATGGTCGCGACACCCTCGCGGACATCGAACAGCGCTGTATGAAGGCCGCGGGCGACGCCCGGATCGTGTTCCGCCAGACCAACCACGAAGGCGTCCTGGTCGACTGGATCCAGGAGGCGCGTGAGAGCGCGCAAGCCCTGATCATCAATCCGGCGGCCTATGGCCACACGTCGGTCGCCCTGCACGACGCATTGAAGACGTTGTCGATCCCGGTGATCGAGCTCCATCTGTCCAATCCGGCGGCGCGCGAGGCGTTCCGTCATCACTCCTATGTGTCGTCCGCGGCGACCGGCGTCATCGCCGGTTTCGGCGCGGTCGGCTATGAACTGGCCGTCCAGGCGGCTCTCACCAAGGTTCGGGAACGCGCCTGA
- the thiS gene encoding sulfur carrier protein ThiS → MRIQVNGDQREVYAATILDLVQELALDPRKVAVERNLEIVPRSLHAVTALAEGDRIELVQFVGGG, encoded by the coding sequence ATGCGCATTCAAGTCAACGGTGATCAACGCGAAGTCTACGCCGCGACCATATTGGACCTGGTCCAGGAACTGGCGCTGGACCCCCGCAAGGTGGCGGTCGAGCGTAATCTGGAGATCGTGCCCCGGTCGCTGCACGCCGTCACCGCCCTGGCCGAGGGAGACCGGATCGAACTGGTCCAGTTCGTCGGCGGGGGGTGA
- a CDS encoding HisA/HisF-related TIM barrel protein, protein MTDTTNSTWSVAGRTFTSRLIVGTGKYADYAQNAAAAEAAGAEIVTVAVRRVNLTDPNQPMLVDYVKPDRFTFLPNTAGCFTGEDAVRTLRLAREAGGWSLVKLEVLSNTAHLYPDMIETLRALDLLIKDGFDVMVYCTDDVVMAKRLEDAGAAAIMPAAAPIGSGLGIQNEVNVRLIVEQAKVPVLVDAGVGTASDATRAMELGCDAVLMNTAIAGAKDPIRMARAMKHAVIAGRDAYLAGRMPKRMYADPSSPLAGLI, encoded by the coding sequence ATGACCGATACAACCAACTCCACTTGGTCCGTCGCCGGCCGCACCTTTACCTCGCGCCTGATCGTGGGCACCGGCAAATACGCCGACTACGCCCAGAACGCCGCCGCCGCCGAGGCGGCGGGGGCCGAGATCGTGACCGTGGCCGTGCGCCGGGTGAACCTGACCGATCCGAACCAGCCGATGCTGGTCGACTATGTGAAGCCCGACCGGTTCACCTTCCTGCCCAACACCGCCGGCTGTTTCACCGGCGAGGACGCGGTGCGCACCCTGCGCCTGGCGCGCGAGGCGGGGGGCTGGAGCCTGGTCAAGCTGGAGGTGCTGTCCAACACCGCTCACCTGTATCCCGACATGATCGAGACGCTGCGGGCGCTGGACCTGCTGATCAAGGACGGGTTCGACGTCATGGTCTATTGCACCGACGACGTGGTGATGGCCAAGCGGCTGGAAGACGCCGGGGCCGCCGCCATCATGCCCGCCGCCGCGCCGATCGGCTCAGGCCTGGGCATCCAGAACGAGGTCAATGTCCGCCTCATCGTCGAACAGGCCAAGGTGCCGGTTCTGGTGGACGCCGGGGTGGGTACGGCCTCGGACGCGACCCGGGCGATGGAGCTGGGCTGTGACGCCGTGCTGATGAACACCGCAATCGCCGGGGCCAAGGATCCGATCCGCATGGCGCGGGCGATGAAGCATGCGGTGATCGCGGGGCGTGACGCCTATCTGGCGGGGCGGATGCCGAAGCGGATGTATGCGGATCCGTCCTCGCCGCTGGCGGGTTTGATTTAG
- a CDS encoding tRNA1(Val) (adenine(37)-N6)-methyltransferase, with the protein MAPAAPDVVENALLDGRVRLRQPARGYRAGMDAALLAAAVAPRSGDRLFEAGCGAGAVLMQIAARHAGVSLTGLERDSVAAGLARENADLNQSADRIRIFDGDVADGFRPLDLPPFDWAVSNPPFFDDPGALRAPAPGKQGAWMADDGLSAWTGLLLKAVREGGRIVIIHRADRLADLLTLLGEKAGSFAIRPVQPFADEPAKRVLVQAIKTGKAPLRLLPPLVLHDRSGAKHTPEAEAILRGEAALGW; encoded by the coding sequence ATGGCTCCCGCCGCCCCGGATGTCGTCGAGAACGCTCTTCTGGACGGGCGTGTCCGCCTGCGTCAGCCCGCACGCGGCTATCGGGCGGGCATGGACGCAGCCTTGTTGGCCGCCGCCGTCGCTCCCCGTTCTGGCGACCGCCTGTTCGAGGCGGGCTGCGGCGCCGGGGCCGTGCTGATGCAGATCGCGGCCCGTCATGCCGGAGTTTCGCTGACCGGGCTGGAGCGCGATTCGGTCGCCGCTGGCCTCGCGCGCGAGAATGCCGACCTGAATCAATCTGCTGATCGAATCAGGATTTTCGACGGCGACGTGGCCGACGGGTTCCGTCCTTTGGACCTGCCCCCGTTCGACTGGGCCGTGTCGAACCCGCCCTTCTTCGACGACCCCGGCGCCCTGCGCGCCCCGGCGCCCGGCAAACAGGGCGCCTGGATGGCCGACGACGGCCTGTCCGCCTGGACCGGCCTGCTGCTGAAAGCGGTGCGCGAGGGCGGCCGGATCGTGATCATCCACCGGGCCGACCGTCTGGCGGACCTGCTGACCCTGCTGGGCGAAAAGGCCGGCTCCTTCGCCATCCGCCCGGTCCAGCCCTTCGCCGACGAACCGGCCAAACGCGTGCTGGTCCAAGCGATCAAGACCGGCAAGGCCCCCCTGCGCCTGCTTCCGCCCCTGGTGCTGCACGACCGCTCAGGGGCCAAACACACGCCCGAGGCCGAGGCGATCCTGCGGGGCGAGGCGGCGCTGGGGTGGTAG
- a CDS encoding polyprenyl synthetase family protein → MDAVLAASPRPKGDVNALVRLAGTDMAEVDALIIDRMQSDVPIIPKLAEHLVSAGGKRLRPLLTVAAARASGTEGDILSPKKLAAAVEFIHTATLLHDDIVDASELRRGKVAAHLIWGAPTSVLVGDFLFARAFELMVETDSMRALGILAQASRVISEGEVLQLTRAHDLNLDQATYLQIISAKTAELFAAAAEAGAVGAGADAAATAALRDYGMALGIAFQLADDALDYGATAEALGKNAGDDFNEGKATLPLLLAVARTRGREDDFWERTVTKGERTPEDFARARELVVGSGAIGATLDLAGDYADQAKAALSVLPASDWRAALEDLADFAVSRAA, encoded by the coding sequence TTGGACGCAGTCCTCGCCGCCTCTCCCCGTCCGAAGGGGGATGTGAACGCCCTCGTCCGGCTGGCCGGAACCGACATGGCCGAGGTGGATGCATTGATCATCGATCGGATGCAGTCGGATGTGCCGATCATCCCCAAACTGGCCGAACACCTGGTTTCGGCCGGGGGCAAGCGCCTGCGGCCCCTGCTGACCGTCGCAGCCGCCCGCGCCTCTGGCACCGAGGGCGACATCCTGTCGCCGAAGAAGCTGGCCGCCGCGGTCGAGTTCATCCACACAGCCACCCTGTTGCACGACGACATCGTCGACGCCTCCGAACTGCGGCGCGGCAAGGTCGCGGCCCACCTGATCTGGGGCGCGCCCACCAGTGTTCTGGTCGGCGACTTCCTGTTCGCCCGCGCCTTCGAACTGATGGTCGAGACCGATTCGATGCGCGCCCTGGGCATCCTGGCCCAGGCGTCGCGGGTGATCTCGGAAGGCGAGGTGCTGCAACTGACGCGCGCCCACGACCTGAACCTGGACCAGGCCACCTATCTGCAGATCATCTCGGCCAAGACCGCCGAACTGTTCGCCGCCGCCGCCGAGGCAGGGGCCGTGGGCGCCGGGGCAGACGCCGCCGCGACCGCCGCCCTGCGCGACTACGGCATGGCCCTGGGCATCGCCTTCCAGCTGGCCGACGACGCCCTGGACTATGGCGCGACCGCCGAGGCCCTCGGCAAGAACGCCGGCGACGACTTCAACGAGGGCAAGGCCACCCTGCCGCTGCTGCTGGCGGTGGCCCGCACTCGGGGTCGCGAGGACGATTTCTGGGAGCGGACCGTGACCAAGGGCGAGCGCACGCCCGAGGACTTCGCCCGCGCCCGCGAACTGGTTGTTGGTTCCGGCGCCATCGGCGCGACCCTGGATCTGGCCGGCGACTACGCCGATCAGGCCAAGGCCGCCCTTTCGGTCCTGCCGGCGTCGGACTGGCGCGCGGCCCTGGAAGACCTGGCCGATTTTGCCGTTTCGCGTGCCGCCTGA